A stretch of Acidimicrobiales bacterium DNA encodes these proteins:
- the purL gene encoding phosphoribosylformylglycinamidine synthase subunit PurL: MSGAALHRELGLTDDELEMIVARLGRRPNDLELAMYSVMWSEHCSYKSSRIHLGRLPTEGPRVLVGPGENAGVVDVGEGIAIALRIESHNHPSFVEPYQGAATGVGGILRDIFTMGARPIALMDPLFVGPLDDGRSAYLLEGIVRGIAGYGNAVGVPTVGGQITFDASYRSNPLVNVFCLGVLPVGRLVLGRAQGVGNLAVLLGSRTGRDGIGGVSVLASAGFNEDSGAKRPSVQVGDPYEEKRLIEACLALLDEGLAVGIQDLGGAGLTCATSETAARAGLGMDVDVEAVIRREAGMSAVEVMTSESQERMLAIVTPEHLARVEELCARWEVEASVIGTVTEAGADGVGLLRILEPSTGSVLATVPARSLADEAPRYERPLAPAAPPAGEDPEGLDVAGRHDEALLAMLADPAFIYSQYDHQLFLNTVLGPGEADATLLRLGGPGIPETERALALSCDANPRWCAIDPRAGAAATVAESALNVALVGATPLALVNCLNFGNPEHPSVMWQLSEAIDGMAEACLALSIPVVGGNVSLYNESDGADIDPTPVVTVVGLLERLAARPPAIGWCGGDSVLVLGERRRGLAGSLFARNHGRPGGRLETLDLAAHERLCSFVAALVAAEAGEEPTGLVHGAHDCSEGGLALALAEMAARSGIGLVAEGVEGTGELFSEGPSRVLLATARPDELLDRALGAGIPARLIGRVGGSRLVVSGMVDLEVEALRAGAARAIAGALGTTAQ; encoded by the coding sequence GTGAGCGGCGCGGCGCTGCACCGCGAGCTCGGCCTCACCGACGACGAGCTCGAGATGATCGTCGCCCGCCTCGGGCGCCGGCCGAACGACCTCGAGCTCGCGATGTACTCGGTGATGTGGAGCGAGCACTGCTCCTACAAGTCCTCGCGGATCCACCTCGGCCGCCTGCCGACCGAGGGGCCGCGCGTCCTCGTCGGCCCGGGGGAGAACGCCGGCGTGGTCGACGTCGGCGAGGGGATCGCGATCGCGCTCCGCATCGAGAGCCACAACCACCCCTCCTTCGTCGAGCCCTACCAGGGGGCGGCGACGGGGGTGGGGGGGATCCTGCGCGACATCTTCACGATGGGGGCGCGCCCGATCGCGCTGATGGACCCGCTCTTCGTCGGCCCCCTCGACGACGGCCGCAGCGCCTACCTCCTCGAGGGGATCGTGCGCGGCATCGCCGGCTACGGGAACGCCGTCGGGGTGCCGACGGTCGGCGGGCAGATCACCTTCGACGCGAGCTACCGCTCCAACCCGCTCGTGAACGTCTTCTGCCTCGGGGTGCTGCCCGTCGGGCGCCTCGTCCTCGGGCGTGCCCAGGGCGTCGGCAACCTCGCCGTCCTCCTCGGCTCGCGCACCGGCCGCGACGGGATCGGCGGCGTCAGCGTGCTCGCCTCCGCCGGCTTCAACGAGGACTCGGGGGCCAAGCGGCCGAGCGTGCAGGTGGGTGACCCCTACGAGGAGAAGCGCCTCATCGAGGCCTGCCTCGCGCTCCTCGACGAGGGCCTCGCCGTCGGCATCCAGGACCTTGGCGGCGCCGGCCTCACCTGCGCGACCTCCGAGACCGCGGCGCGCGCCGGTCTCGGGATGGACGTCGACGTCGAGGCGGTGATCCGCCGGGAGGCGGGGATGAGCGCCGTCGAGGTGATGACGAGCGAGAGCCAGGAGCGGATGCTCGCGATCGTCACCCCCGAGCACCTCGCCCGCGTCGAGGAGCTCTGCGCCCGCTGGGAGGTAGAGGCCTCGGTGATCGGCACCGTCACCGAGGCGGGCGCCGACGGGGTGGGGCTGCTGCGCATCCTCGAGCCCTCGACCGGTAGCGTGCTCGCGACCGTCCCCGCCCGCTCGCTCGCCGACGAGGCACCCCGCTACGAACGCCCGCTCGCCCCCGCCGCGCCCCCCGCGGGCGAGGACCCGGAGGGCCTCGACGTCGCCGGCCGCCACGACGAGGCGCTGCTCGCGATGCTCGCCGACCCCGCCTTCATCTACTCCCAGTACGACCACCAGCTCTTCTTGAACACGGTCCTCGGCCCCGGGGAGGCCGACGCGACGCTGCTCCGCCTCGGCGGCCCGGGCATCCCCGAGACAGAGCGCGCCCTCGCGCTCTCCTGCGACGCGAACCCCCGCTGGTGCGCGATCGACCCGCGCGCCGGGGCGGCGGCCACCGTCGCCGAGTCGGCGCTCAACGTCGCGCTCGTCGGCGCGACACCGCTCGCCCTCGTGAACTGCCTGAACTTCGGCAACCCGGAGCACCCGAGCGTGATGTGGCAGCTCTCCGAGGCGATCGACGGCATGGCCGAGGCGTGCCTCGCGCTCTCCATCCCCGTCGTCGGGGGCAACGTCTCGCTCTACAACGAGTCCGACGGCGCGGACATCGACCCCACTCCCGTGGTCACCGTGGTCGGCCTCCTCGAGCGCCTCGCGGCGCGCCCGCCGGCGATCGGCTGGTGCGGCGGGGACAGCGTGCTCGTCCTCGGCGAGCGTCGCCGCGGCCTCGCCGGCTCGCTCTTCGCCCGCAACCACGGCCGCCCCGGCGGCCGCCTCGAGACCCTCGACCTCGCCGCCCACGAGCGCCTCTGCAGCTTCGTCGCCGCGCTCGTCGCCGCCGAGGCGGGCGAGGAGCCGACCGGCCTCGTGCACGGGGCGCACGACTGCTCGGAGGGCGGCCTCGCGCTCGCGCTCGCGGAGATGGCGGCGCGCTCGGGGATCGGCCTCGTCGCGGAGGGGGTCGAGGGGACCGGTGAGCTCTTCTCCGAGGGCCCCTCGCGCGTCCTGCTCGCCACTGCACGTCCCGACGAGCTCCTCGATCGCGCGCTCGGCGCGGGGATCCCGGCGCGCCTCATCGGCCGCGTCGGCGGCAGCCGGCTCGTCGTCTCCGGCATGGTCGACCTCGAGGTGGAGGCGCTGCGCGCCGGTGCCGCCCGAGCGATCGCCGGCGCGCTCGGCACCACCGCGCAGTAG
- the purQ gene encoding phosphoribosylformylglycinamidine synthase subunit PurQ: MSAAVGVVVFPGTNCEHDVVSALGHLGAAPRLVFHTEGSLEGLDAVVVPGGFAHGDYLRPGAIARFSPVMEAVGRFAAGGGPVLGICNGFQVLTEAGLLPGALMRNDGLRFLCTTVECRVESAASALTADLEAGTLLRLPINHYEGNYTCDAGELALLERRGQVVLRYLDNPNGSTGSIAGVANEAGNVVGLMPHPERASNPLLGSADGLPLLASFLAAAAVPGRR, translated from the coding sequence GTGAGCGCTGCGGTCGGGGTCGTCGTCTTCCCGGGGACCAACTGCGAGCACGACGTCGTCTCGGCGCTCGGCCACCTCGGCGCCGCCCCCCGCCTCGTCTTCCACACCGAAGGCTCCCTCGAGGGGTTGGACGCGGTGGTCGTCCCCGGCGGCTTCGCGCACGGTGACTACCTGCGTCCCGGCGCGATCGCCCGCTTCTCGCCGGTGATGGAGGCGGTGGGGCGCTTCGCCGCGGGGGGTGGGCCGGTGCTCGGGATCTGCAACGGCTTCCAGGTGCTCACCGAGGCGGGGCTGCTGCCGGGCGCGCTGATGCGCAACGACGGCCTGCGCTTCCTGTGCACGACCGTCGAGTGCCGCGTCGAGTCCGCCGCCTCGGCGCTCACCGCCGACCTCGAGGCGGGGACGCTGCTCCGCCTGCCGATCAACCACTACGAGGGCAACTACACCTGCGATGCCGGCGAGCTCGCGCTCCTCGAGCGCCGCGGCCAGGTGGTCCTCCGCTACCTCGACAACCCGAACGGCTCGACCGGGTCGATCGCCGGGGTGGCCAACGAGGCGGGCAACGTGGTCGGGCTGATGCCCCACCCCGAGCGGGCGAGCAACCCCCTCCTCGGCTCGGCGGACGGCCTCCCCCTCCTCGCCTCCTTCCTCGCCGCGGCCGCGGTCCCCGGGCGCCGGTGA
- a CDS encoding adenylosuccinate synthase — protein sequence MPATVVVGTQWGDEGKGKLTDLLAKDMSLVVRYQGGHNAGHTIVVEGESFALQLIPSGVLYSHTTPVIGNGVVVDPAVLLDERDALEARGVDTSRLVVSGNAHLIMPYHYELDRATERALGKNRLGTTKRGIGPAYADKAARIGLRVQDLLDEKIFRQKLAIAIREKNAVLAKVFNRLALDEEEIATYYLGELAPRIAPMIGDTVALVHEALDNGEQVMLEGAQATYLDLDHGTYPYVTSSNPTAGGACVGSGIGPMDISRVVGIAKAYVTRVGAGPFPTEVEGELADLLVERGHEYGTNTGRRRRPGWLDLVMLRHAVRLNSISEIALTKLDVLSALPTVKLCVGYEADGERLTRLPYHQSVLHHVTPVYEEFPGWQEDLTRVTSTADLPAAARDYVSCIAEHCGAPVSFVGVGPGREQYVRFAA from the coding sequence GTGCCCGCCACCGTCGTCGTCGGAACCCAGTGGGGTGATGAGGGCAAGGGCAAGCTCACCGACCTCCTCGCGAAGGACATGTCGCTCGTCGTCCGCTACCAGGGCGGTCACAACGCGGGCCACACGATCGTCGTCGAAGGGGAGAGCTTCGCCCTGCAGCTGATCCCCTCCGGGGTCCTCTACAGCCACACCACGCCGGTGATCGGCAACGGGGTCGTGGTCGACCCCGCCGTGCTGCTCGACGAGCGCGACGCCCTCGAGGCGCGCGGCGTCGACACCAGCCGCCTCGTCGTCTCGGGCAACGCCCACCTGATCATGCCGTACCACTACGAGCTCGACCGGGCGACGGAGCGGGCTCTCGGGAAGAACCGCCTCGGCACGACCAAGCGCGGCATCGGCCCCGCCTACGCCGACAAGGCGGCGCGCATCGGCCTTCGCGTCCAGGACCTGCTCGACGAGAAGATCTTCCGACAGAAGCTGGCGATCGCGATCCGCGAGAAGAACGCGGTGCTCGCCAAGGTCTTCAACCGCCTCGCCCTCGACGAGGAGGAGATCGCCACCTACTACCTCGGGGAGCTCGCGCCCCGCATCGCGCCGATGATCGGCGACACCGTGGCCCTCGTCCACGAGGCCCTCGACAACGGCGAACAGGTGATGCTCGAGGGCGCGCAGGCGACCTACCTCGACCTCGACCACGGCACCTACCCCTACGTCACCTCCTCGAACCCGACCGCCGGCGGCGCCTGCGTCGGCTCGGGCATCGGCCCGATGGACATCAGCCGCGTCGTCGGTATCGCCAAGGCCTACGTCACCCGCGTCGGCGCCGGCCCCTTCCCGACCGAGGTCGAGGGCGAGCTCGCCGACCTGCTCGTCGAGCGCGGCCACGAGTACGGCACGAACACCGGCCGCCGCCGCCGCCCCGGCTGGCTCGACCTCGTCATGCTCCGCCACGCGGTGCGGCTGAACTCGATCTCGGAGATCGCGCTCACCAAGCTCGACGTGCTCTCGGCGCTCCCGACGGTGAAGCTCTGCGTCGGCTACGAGGCCGACGGCGAGCGCCTCACCCGCCTCCCGTACCACCAGTCGGTGCTCCACCACGTGACGCCGGTCTACGAGGAGTTCCCCGGCTGGCAGGAGGACCTCACCCGGGTGACCTCCACCGCGGACCTCCCGGCCGCGGCCCGTGACTACGTTTCGTGCATCGCCGAGCACTGCGGCGCCCCCGTCTCGTTCGTCGGTGTGGGACCCGGCCGCGAGCAGTACGTCCGCTTCGCCGCCTGA
- a CDS encoding aminodeoxychorismate/anthranilate synthase component II, whose amino-acid sequence MPSRVVVIDNYDSFVYNLVQYLGELGADPLVVRNDEVDLDGLRALEPDGLLVSPGPGRPEDAGISSEAIVALSGEGLPVLGVCLGHQCIGEAFGGSVVRAPAIMHGKTSMIHHDGTGLFAGLPDPFEATRYHSLIVAEDSVPDCLVISARSEEGLVMGLRHRELPVSGVQFHPESILTAVGHELLGNFLASLHARAR is encoded by the coding sequence ATGCCGAGCCGGGTCGTCGTCATCGACAACTACGACAGCTTCGTCTACAACCTCGTCCAGTACCTGGGTGAGCTCGGCGCCGACCCGCTCGTGGTCCGCAACGACGAGGTCGACCTGGACGGGCTGCGCGCCCTCGAGCCCGACGGCCTCCTCGTCTCCCCCGGCCCCGGCCGCCCCGAGGACGCCGGCATCTCTTCGGAGGCGATCGTCGCCCTCTCCGGCGAGGGCCTCCCGGTGCTCGGCGTCTGCCTCGGCCACCAGTGCATCGGCGAGGCCTTCGGCGGGAGCGTCGTGCGTGCGCCGGCGATCATGCACGGGAAGACCTCGATGATCCACCACGACGGGACGGGCCTCTTCGCCGGCCTACCCGACCCCTTCGAGGCGACCCGCTACCACTCGCTGATCGTCGCCGAGGACTCCGTGCCGGACTGCCTCGTCATCTCGGCGCGCAGCGAGGAGGGGCTGGTGATGGGACTTCGTCACCGCGAGCTCCCCGTGAGCGGGGTGCAGTTCCACCCGGAGTCGATCCTCACCGCCGTCGGCCACGAGCTGCTCGGCAACTTCCTCGCCTCGCTGCACGCCCGCGCGCGCTGA
- the purB gene encoding adenylosuccinate lyase produces the protein MIPRYSPPEMAALFTDEARFSLWLEVEVLAVEAWAKLGVIPAAHAEAVRERQPLVDAEFVVAVAAREAVTDHDVAAFVDVVQERIGAPEGSWVHHGLTSTDVVDTAQSATLARASDLLLEASSGLISALRDKAREHAATPMVGRTHGMHAEPTTFGNVLALYCLQADRDRTRLRRARDAVAVGKLSGAVGTYSNIDPEVEAFVCGALGLVPVPATQVLARDRHAEYLYALTSVGATVETIATEFRHLQRSEVAEAEEPFASGQKGSSAMPHKRNPITSERLVGIARVLRGYLVAGLEDVALWHERDISHSSVERIVLPDASLLAYYGMKRMTRLVAGLVVRDERMLENLLTGSYGLVFSQPVLLALVAGGLTRDAAYRIVQRDARAAFEGRHPFTEVLRADGELLAALGERTEEVLAEAFDLERALRHAHRSIDALEEIEP, from the coding sequence ATGATCCCCCGCTACTCCCCCCCGGAGATGGCGGCGCTGTTCACCGACGAGGCGCGCTTCTCGCTGTGGCTCGAGGTCGAGGTGCTGGCAGTCGAGGCCTGGGCCAAGCTCGGCGTCATCCCCGCGGCGCACGCCGAGGCGGTGCGCGAGCGCCAGCCGCTGGTGGACGCTGAGTTCGTCGTCGCGGTCGCGGCGCGCGAGGCGGTCACCGACCACGACGTGGCGGCCTTCGTCGACGTCGTGCAGGAGCGCATCGGCGCGCCGGAGGGCTCGTGGGTGCACCACGGCCTCACCTCGACCGACGTCGTCGACACCGCGCAGTCGGCGACGCTCGCGCGCGCGAGCGACCTGCTGCTCGAGGCGTCGAGCGGGCTGATCTCGGCGCTGCGCGACAAGGCCCGCGAGCACGCCGCGACCCCGATGGTCGGTCGCACCCACGGCATGCACGCCGAGCCGACGACCTTCGGGAACGTCCTCGCCCTCTACTGCCTGCAGGCCGACCGGGACCGCACCCGACTGCGCCGGGCCCGCGACGCCGTCGCCGTCGGCAAGCTCTCCGGGGCGGTTGGCACGTACTCGAACATCGACCCCGAGGTCGAGGCCTTCGTCTGCGGCGCCCTCGGCCTCGTGCCCGTCCCCGCGACCCAGGTGCTGGCGCGCGACCGTCACGCCGAGTACCTCTACGCGCTCACCTCGGTGGGGGCGACGGTGGAGACGATCGCCACCGAGTTTCGCCACCTGCAGCGCAGTGAGGTCGCCGAGGCGGAGGAGCCCTTCGCGAGCGGCCAGAAGGGCTCCTCGGCGATGCCCCACAAGCGCAACCCGATCACTTCCGAGCGGCTTGTCGGCATCGCGCGGGTGCTGCGCGGCTACCTCGTCGCCGGCCTCGAGGACGTCGCGCTCTGGCACGAGCGGGACATCTCGCACTCCTCGGTCGAGCGCATCGTGCTCCCCGACGCGAGCCTCCTCGCCTACTACGGGATGAAGCGGATGACCCGTCTCGTCGCCGGCCTCGTCGTTCGCGATGAGCGGATGCTCGAGAACCTCCTCACCGGCAGCTACGGCCTCGTCTTCTCCCAGCCGGTGCTGCTCGCCCTCGTCGCCGGGGGCCTCACCCGCGATGCCGCCTACCGCATCGTGCAGCGCGACGCCCGCGCCGCCTTCGAGGGACGACACCCCTTCACCGAGGTGCTGCGCGCCGACGGCGAGCTCCTCGCGGCCCTCGGGGAGCGCACCGAGGAGGTGCTCGCCGAGGCCTTCGACCTCGAGCGCGCGCTCCGCCACGCCCACCGCAGCATCGACGCACTGGAGGAGATCGAACCTTGA
- a CDS encoding phosphoribosylaminoimidazolesuccinocarboxamide synthase codes for MQATYSGKVRDVYDLGDGRLLMVASDRISAFDVVFAQPVPDKGRVLTAMTDYWVSELAAVVPTHLITTDPAAFPDAVAGIADLPGRAMLVHRAEMLPIECIVRGYLSGSAWKEYSEKGSMHGTPLPAGLSESSQLPEPVFTPSTKATEGHDVNISFEEAAALVGEEAAGRAREICLGAYALGRDRAAAHGIIIADTKFELGYIDGELAICDEILTPDSSRFWPMDEWQPGATPPSFDKQPVRDWAESTGWDKASTPPTIPDEVVAATRARYIQAYETISGRRFSDWWGSE; via the coding sequence ATGCAGGCCACCTACTCGGGGAAGGTGCGCGACGTCTACGACCTCGGCGACGGCCGCCTTCTGATGGTCGCGTCCGACCGGATCTCTGCCTTCGACGTGGTCTTCGCCCAGCCCGTCCCCGACAAGGGACGCGTGCTCACGGCGATGACCGACTACTGGGTGTCGGAGCTCGCCGCCGTCGTCCCGACGCACCTCATCACCACCGACCCCGCAGCCTTCCCCGACGCGGTGGCCGGGATCGCCGACCTGCCGGGGCGGGCGATGCTCGTGCACCGCGCGGAGATGCTGCCGATCGAGTGCATCGTCCGCGGCTACCTCTCCGGCTCGGCCTGGAAGGAGTACTCCGAGAAGGGCTCGATGCACGGCACACCGCTGCCCGCCGGCCTCTCGGAGTCCTCGCAGCTCCCCGAGCCGGTCTTCACCCCCTCGACCAAGGCGACCGAGGGCCACGACGTGAACATCTCCTTTGAGGAGGCCGCCGCCCTCGTCGGCGAGGAGGCCGCGGGGCGGGCCCGCGAGATCTGCCTGGGCGCCTACGCGCTCGGGCGCGACCGCGCCGCCGCGCACGGGATCATCATCGCCGACACCAAGTTCGAGCTCGGCTACATCGACGGCGAGCTCGCGATCTGCGACGAGATCCTCACCCCGGACTCCTCGCGGTTCTGGCCGATGGACGAGTGGCAGCCGGGCGCGACGCCCCCCTCCTTCGACAAGCAGCCGGTGCGCGACTGGGCGGAGTCGACCGGCTGGGACAAGGCCTCCACGCCGCCGACGATCCCCGACGAGGTCGTCGCCGCCACCCGCGCCCGTTACATCCAGGCCTACGAGACGATCTCGGGACGGCGGTTCTCCGACTGGTGGGGCTCCGAGTGA
- a CDS encoding cell division protein CrgA, with protein MAARTKSGSGRRTAKRPASGRYTPPIPREVRRSPRWYPWVLLGLLLLGIATIILNYVAALPASPTNWYTLGGLIAILVAALAATRYH; from the coding sequence ATGGCAGCGCGCACGAAGTCGGGCAGCGGTAGGAGGACCGCGAAGCGGCCCGCCTCGGGGCGCTACACACCGCCGATCCCCCGCGAAGTCCGGCGGAGCCCCCGCTGGTACCCGTGGGTGCTGCTCGGCCTGCTCCTCCTCGGCATCGCGACGATCATCTTGAACTACGTGGCGGCGCTCCCCGCGAGCCCGACGAACTGGTACACCCTCGGCGGGCTGATCGCGATCCTTGTCGCCGCGCTCGCCGCCACCCGCTACCACTGA
- a CDS encoding AAA family ATPase, which translates to MALDPNRWTLKTQEALQEASRLAESDHHPEVTPAHLLLAALGQDGGVTVPILDRLGVPPLAVRNDLTDRVAKIPQAYGGGRPELSRALLAAFERAEAAQRDLGDEYLSVEHLLLALADDLGVDRDKLLTALREVRGSHRVTSQNPEEQYQSLERYGRDLTALARSGKLDPVIGRDEEIRRVIQVLSRRTKNNPVLIGEPGVGKTAIVEGLANRIVEGDIPEGLKNKRVIALDLSAMVAGAKYRGEFEERLRAVLKEITDSEGEVVTFIDELHTIVGAGAAEGAMDAGNIIKPMLARGELRMIGATTLDEYRKHVEKDAALERRFQPIYVGPPSVEDTVAILRGLKERYEVHHGVRIQDAALVAAAVLSDRYVSGRFLPDKAIDLMDEAASKLRIEIDSMPTELDIVTRRIRQVEIERVALAKESDPASMDRLGKLDEELANLHEQETAMTAHWQLERDAITSIRDLKGQLESRRGEAERYERDGNLGAAAEIRYGELPQLEQQIADATSRLAELQSSQRMLKEEVDAEDIAEVVSRWTGVPVSRLMEGEVQKLIRMEEVLTQRVIGQDAAVHHVANAIRRSRSGLSDPNRPIGSFLFLGPTGVGKTELARALAEFLFDDERAMVRIDMSEYQEKHTVARLIGAPPGYVGYEEGGQLSEAVRRRPYSVVLLDEIEKAHPDVFNVLLQVLDDGRLTDGQGRTVDFTNTVLVMTSNLQGEPIDYFKPEFVNRIDEIIRFRSLSREDITKIVEIQLEDLRSRLEARRITLEVTPEAKALLAERGYDPDFGARPLKRVIQRQLGDTLALALLEGRYPEGSAIQVGAHDGEFIFG; encoded by the coding sequence ATGGCGCTAGACCCGAACCGCTGGACGCTGAAGACCCAGGAGGCGCTGCAGGAGGCCTCCCGCCTCGCCGAGAGCGACCACCACCCCGAGGTGACCCCCGCGCACCTCCTCCTCGCCGCGCTCGGCCAGGACGGCGGGGTGACCGTGCCGATCCTCGACCGCCTCGGCGTGCCGCCCCTCGCGGTGCGCAACGACCTCACCGACCGGGTGGCGAAGATCCCCCAGGCCTACGGCGGGGGACGCCCCGAGCTGTCGCGCGCGCTGCTGGCCGCCTTCGAGCGCGCCGAGGCCGCGCAGCGCGACCTCGGTGACGAGTACCTCTCCGTCGAGCACCTGCTGCTCGCGCTCGCGGACGACCTCGGGGTCGACCGCGACAAGCTGCTCACGGCGCTGCGCGAGGTGCGCGGCAGCCACCGCGTCACCTCCCAGAACCCTGAGGAGCAGTACCAGAGCCTCGAGCGCTACGGCCGGGACCTCACCGCGCTCGCGCGCTCGGGGAAGCTCGACCCCGTCATCGGGCGCGACGAGGAGATCCGCCGGGTGATCCAGGTGCTCTCCCGTCGGACCAAGAACAACCCGGTGCTCATCGGGGAGCCCGGCGTCGGCAAGACGGCGATCGTCGAGGGACTCGCGAACCGCATCGTCGAGGGGGACATCCCCGAGGGGCTGAAGAACAAGCGGGTGATTGCACTCGACCTCTCGGCGATGGTCGCCGGCGCGAAGTACCGCGGCGAGTTCGAGGAGCGGCTGCGCGCCGTGCTGAAGGAGATCACCGACTCCGAGGGCGAGGTCGTCACCTTCATCGACGAGCTGCACACGATCGTCGGCGCGGGCGCCGCCGAGGGAGCGATGGACGCCGGCAACATCATCAAGCCGATGCTCGCCCGCGGCGAGCTGCGGATGATCGGCGCCACGACCCTCGACGAGTACCGCAAGCACGTCGAGAAGGACGCCGCCCTCGAGCGCCGCTTCCAGCCGATCTACGTCGGCCCCCCCTCGGTGGAGGACACGGTCGCGATCCTGCGCGGCCTGAAGGAGCGCTACGAGGTGCACCACGGGGTGCGCATCCAGGACGCCGCGCTCGTCGCCGCGGCGGTCCTCTCGGACCGCTACGTCTCGGGGCGCTTCCTCCCCGACAAGGCGATCGACCTGATGGACGAGGCGGCGAGCAAGCTCCGCATCGAGATCGACTCGATGCCCACCGAGCTCGACATCGTCACCCGTCGCATCCGCCAGGTGGAGATCGAGCGGGTGGCGCTCGCCAAGGAGAGCGACCCGGCCTCGATGGACCGCCTCGGCAAGCTCGACGAGGAGCTCGCCAACCTGCACGAGCAGGAGACGGCGATGACCGCCCACTGGCAGCTGGAGCGGGACGCGATCACCTCGATCCGCGACCTGAAGGGCCAGCTCGAGTCGCGCCGCGGCGAGGCCGAGCGCTATGAGCGCGACGGCAACCTCGGTGCCGCCGCCGAGATCCGCTACGGCGAGCTCCCCCAGCTCGAGCAGCAGATCGCCGACGCCACAAGTCGGCTAGCGGAGCTGCAGAGCAGCCAGCGGATGCTGAAGGAGGAGGTGGACGCCGAAGACATCGCGGAGGTCGTCTCCCGCTGGACCGGCGTGCCGGTCTCGCGCCTCATGGAGGGCGAGGTGCAAAAGCTCATCCGCATGGAGGAGGTCCTCACCCAGCGGGTGATCGGGCAGGACGCGGCGGTGCACCACGTGGCGAACGCCATCCGCCGCTCGCGCTCGGGGCTGTCGGACCCGAACCGGCCGATCGGCTCGTTCCTCTTCCTCGGCCCGACCGGCGTCGGCAAGACCGAGCTCGCGCGGGCGCTCGCGGAGTTCCTCTTCGACGACGAGCGGGCGATGGTGCGCATCGACATGAGCGAGTACCAGGAGAAGCACACCGTCGCCCGCCTGATCGGGGCGCCCCCCGGCTACGTCGGCTACGAGGAGGGCGGCCAGCTCTCCGAGGCCGTCCGCCGCCGCCCCTACTCGGTCGTCCTCCTCGACGAGATCGAGAAGGCGCACCCCGACGTCTTCAACGTGCTGCTGCAGGTCCTCGACGACGGCCGCCTCACCGATGGCCAGGGGCGCACGGTCGACTTCACCAACACCGTGCTCGTGATGACCTCGAACCTGCAGGGCGAGCCGATCGACTACTTCAAGCCGGAGTTCGTGAACCGCATCGACGAGATCATCCGCTTCCGCTCCTTGAGCCGTGAGGACATCACCAAGATCGTCGAGATCCAGCTCGAGGACCTGCGCAGCCGTCTCGAGGCCCGCCGCATCACCCTCGAGGTCACCCCCGAGGCCAAGGCGCTCCTCGCCGAGCGGGGCTACGACCCCGACTTCGGCGCCCGCCCGCTGAAGCGGGTCATCCAGCGCCAGCTCGGGGACACCCTCGCCCTCGCGCTGCTCGAGGGTCGCTACCCCGAGGGGTCGGCGATCCAGGTCGGCGCCCACGACGGCGAGTTCATCTTCGGCTGA
- the purS gene encoding phosphoribosylformylglycinamidine synthase subunit PurS → MTAYTCHVEIRGLEGIADPAGRTIERALPALGFSGVSGVHVGKVISFVLEAADEAAARAEVEQMCAQLLANPVIERSEVQVRLLGAQ, encoded by the coding sequence GTGACGGCCTACACCTGTCACGTCGAGATCCGCGGCCTCGAGGGGATCGCCGACCCCGCGGGACGGACGATCGAACGCGCCCTCCCCGCGCTCGGCTTCTCGGGGGTGAGCGGGGTGCATGTCGGGAAGGTGATCTCCTTCGTCCTCGAGGCGGCGGACGAGGCCGCGGCGCGCGCCGAGGTCGAGCAGATGTGCGCGCAGCTGCTCGCCAACCCGGTGATCGAGCGCTCCGAGGTGCAGGTGCGTCTGCTGGGAGCCCAGTGA